The genomic region TAGATAGATATATATAATATACGGGCCTCTTGTACAATGTTACTGTACAACAGGATGTAGGATCCTATTTGTGACATCCCATCCTAAAGTATCGGATTGTGATACTAAGTGACGACATTCATTGGCGTCATTGAGAGGAGCAGTAACTTTAGTAActtgaaataaaaagaaaaatatagACAATATTGAGTTTGGAGCAAAGTCGGTGAGTGACTGTAGGACTTGTTAATTTTACATAGTAAACTTctcaaaggaaaaaaaaaaagtgtattacTGAGCGACATTGCTTCAAATCACGACATTGCTTCAGATCGCGGAACCATTCAACGACTTATCTATTTTATTAATGTAACTTTTTTTCTGGTACTAATAATGTGTATTACTCGCTTAGTGTGTGAAAGACTTCAATACGAACCTTGCTTAGAAGCTGGCCTGAATTTATTTTCAACGGTAAAATTTTATTCCAACCCCATTTTAATGATGTTTTTGATCTAAACACTACTTTGGACGATAAGAGTATGTTAAACTATTGTTTAGAATATGTTGTCTTATGTTGTGACACGAAGAGAGGTTGAGGAGTCCTTTCCCAAGTACTATACTCCCtgcatttttttttctcttcccgttttattaaaataaatactcctcacatatattagaaaaataaaaaagaaaacagaaaaattaaGGGACTCGGCAGTCGCACCTATTCATTTTCATAACATCTTATGTTTCACACCTTGTACAGACGGACCATCCCGAGCTCTTGATATGACGTATGGAGGAATAAAAAACATTCAATTTATACTACCCCATCGTCCTGATGACGTCCACATATTCCAGTTGAATTATAACTCAATAATTCAACTGACTTCGAAACCATGCCACCCGCCACCGTCCTAAAATTCAGCTCGTCAGCTACAACTTCACAGTTCGCTTGCGGTACTTTAATAAATCCAACCAACTTTGAAACCATGTCATATTACGTTGATGGTACTCAATGCAGTCAACATCAATCATACTTCACATCAATAATACTTGCTAACcaaaatatataacaagacgagatATGAAAACAGTAACTACATCATGAACGGCTAACGTGATCCAGCCACATGATAAAATAGATCAGGAATGATGCTTCTAAGATGAAGGAGATGGCAATGGAGAGGAACTGAAACCAGAAACCGAGGAAAACGGGGATAACGGAGGCGGCCTTCTGGGAGACAGCGCAGTAAACTCCAAGGCCTGAGACCGGAGTTCAAAGGGGTAGTCAGCAATGCACCCGATTCTGGGTCCTAATCCGCTTGACCAGCTCCTGGGGATTTGATGTCCAAGCTCATAGGATGACTCTGCCTTTTTAGAATTGATTCTTAGGAGTATGGCTTCTCTTGGCACCACTATTCTAGGGCTTTGAAGACCACCTGATAAAGTTCTCTTGTACTGATTTTGGTGTTCAGGGACAGCTACTTTCTGGGAAACATTGCTGTCTAGACTGTCATTATCTGAGGAAACTTCTTCAGGTTTCTCAGTGCCACTCGATTTGTAATCATCGGAGTTCGAGTATCCCTCGCTGGATCGTTGGATCTGAACGAAAAATTAGCTGGTTAGTCTCTCTCGAGATTGTCTCCAGCATTAAAAGAGTGAGGCACAACTATTTACCCAATTATTTGGTGGGACTGTCGTAACAATTGAACAATTTATAGTAAGAAATTGTCGGCTCAGGCCTTATTAGATTCATATTTCTTTCCATATTAACCCCATATTAATTGGTACTTTGTGAGAAAGCCGAATGGTCTCACAAAATTTTTGAGTCACAATATGGACTGCTTACAATATTAACCCCATATCAATTCTTTAAATATGTGTTTTCTTAATCCTTAGCTGTTATGGCTACTTACGGAACTTACCTCAACATCTTGGAGATCAATGCCATTGTCCTTTAGGAACGCGAGAAAACTATCAAGGCGCTCATCTGTTGGACGATAGTGTCCACTGTAGGCAGAAATGGACTGCAAAAACATGTAACCAGAAATCAAATGCTAGAAAAGGAGACCAGCAGTATGGATGCAGCTAGACATGGCAAACCTATCTAATCGTGTCATATACATATCAACCCAGTTACTTAAATGGGCCATCAATTCCTAAACACTAACCCGGTTATTATGTGTTTGACTGTTTAGTTGGTGTCGGGTTAACATTTGACAGCTCTAGATTGAGCATTATGTTTTCTGGTGAGCATTAATTGTGAAGCTCAGAATGCGTCTTATACGCGGCAGGGAAGTTCTGTGCATAAAAATAGACAGAAAGAAGGTACGCGTTGTTTTACTAATTTCCCTTTTTCATTGAAAGGAACAGTTGACAATTCTTTGTAGATGAGTATACTGCTTTAAGCCTTGACCTATACAACTATACATTGCAGTGGCGAAGCTGCTGGAGCTACAGTCATGCACACGAGTCACGACCATCAACAAAATTGCCagttttttggtgttgaccaagTCTATCGCCTATTGATAGCTAGGGATCAGAACAGTCTCCTTTGGGGTATTGGTGGCAAATTGATAGGTAAACACCTCCAAGTTGTGGTGCATAAGATATCAACTTCGTAACAACTCAAGCTGTAAGCTAGAACCCAGAAGAATGAGAATAGTTTTTCTATGATATGAGGAGAACTGTATGAATTCAAGCATACAGACTAACAGAAGGTGGATGTTACTAGCACCTTGAGCAATATAAGCATATATAATGATCTAGAGTATTAAtcatacccaaaaaaaaaaacataatacgaATAATGTTTAGATCCTCAAAAGTCTAGATAATACCTTGAGTGCACCATCTTCTACAATCATTCGTCCAGCAGCTAAAGTAGCTCCTCCAGCTAAGAAGCTAGAATGATGAAATTTTCCCTTCTGCTTCTGCAAACACCCAAGAAAGGCCATGCCAATGTAAGGGGAGTATAGTCTATACATAAACCAAAACTGAAAATAATGTGGGCCATTTGAGTTGAGTTGTGCATGCAAACTTACCTCACCAGCATATAGTTTCTTGCAGGTACTCATCACAAATATCCATTTGGTACCTTCTGAGGCTTTCACTGTGTTGAGCACTTCCCCCGTGAGTTTCCGGATAATTTTCCCCTCAATGATAATATACTCGTACTCCTCTCTCTCTTGCTGTAACCATCCACAGAAACAACTAATAAATGAGAAAGACTGGTCTAAAGACACAGAATAATAATGTGGTGAACTACTTTCACTGTCAAACGAACTCTAGTCAGTTAAAGTACATACGGGTCCAAGATACTTGATCAACTGCTTACGTAGCTTTGATCTCGGACATTCTTCTAGATCTAAATCTTTGCCATCTCCAACATCCAACCTAAGAAAATAACAGGAATAAAAAATATTACTCATTTTACTCATAAGAGCATCTCCCCTCTTTATCATGTTGAATTAGTTACAGGAGCACAAAAGTACCATGGCACTGTTTTCAAATACTGACACATGGAAATTACAACACACAATCAATTCAGTTTCATTTTGCTTGATTCTTCTCTAATTTATTGTTTCCTAGTATCCAATGGCTCTGCAATACCACAGCATTGGTTTCGCAATGCGCTGAAAGGTAAAGGCTAATGTTTCAGAGTGATACAGAAAAATAATCATATGATAGCTGTTGTCATTATACTACAGTAACACAGTAGCAAAGTAGCTTAAAAACTAATGCCCTTGTGTTGCATTGTTCTAGTAATGATACCGTTCCAATTTCCAACATCAATCAGTTACCATGAGTTACCAAACTATTCCAGCCAATATGATGCAGGTCATACAAAAGCCCCATCCCCAGAAACTATAGCTCAAAGAGAAGGGGAGTCCACAAAAAATTGTAATCCCTACGTCCTACATTCTCCATACAAGAACAATACAGCCTTGGTCCAAACATTGGGCTCTTATAGTCTTATGTAAGTCCTAAATCCTCCGTGAACTTAAAAGAAGCATTGGGTTTTATCTGTCAGACACACACGTTTCGTACCTTACAATTCAATAGCTACAGTCGACCATACTGTCTATTTACAGGGGTGGAACTACATATAACCTGGTGGCTAAGTTTCTCAAATTCGTTCATTTTGGTAATAAGTTTCTCAAATTCGCTCTTTTTGGTAATAACAAACAATTAGAAATAGccagtgtaaaaaaaaaaaaaaaaaaaaaaaaaaaaaaaaaaaaactatctaGTTCTGGTCCCGCTCAAGTATGTTTTCTATGGCCTATGCTCCGTGGACTAGAGCACGGGTGTTAAATATGGATACATATCCAGGTATTGAACTCATCGTGACTTGAAAGACACTGGGACTTTTTCCAAGATTGAAGACATGGGTATAAGGATTAAGAACAACTCTTCAAAGAAAAAGGTTTAAATGCAACTGTGAAAGATTTATCTTCATGGAAAATAGAGAGATATTTGAGATATAGGGCCTAACAATGTTAAGAATTATAGTTGGATCTTCATTATCGTTTTACTCTACTTGCCATGCAAGCCTCCATTTCTGATATGCTATGAGAAGTGTCGGATTTGTAAGTTGGTTAAGGAATATACACTCATATCCTTGTGTGCCTTGGTGCACAGTATGGAATAGTATTAACTAAATCTCGGTTTACGGTGACGATATTAATAATTGCGGCCAATATCGCTTCAAGATGCAATAACATGCAGTCACTATAGGTCTATAACCTCCAAAGCCCTGATAACTAGGTTGCTAATCGGGGTCACAACGGATATTTAAAACCGTGAGTATGGCCTAAGACTAAGGAGTAAGGAGTTATGACCTGATCATTCTAGGTCTTTTATTCAATAACTAATTTTGGTTCAAAAGGGAGCGATTATTTAAAGGTAGAAATGTAAATGACATTCGAGGAAGTACATTACCACTTTACCAGCCCCTAAAGGACCAACAAGTTATTCACATTTGTGTCTCCGACAACGACCCAACATGTGTATATCTTtttaattgaacaacaatagTATACCACATGTTTTAATTATCATCCCCTTAAGGTACAGCATAAAGACTACACTATCATCTAAATTCTAAATGTGAAACCATAAAAGTTGAAAAAGACATGGTTAGTAGAAGCATGAATACACTTTCTGTAATAGTTTCACACAAAGCATGCAGTATATACCAGTATACCACATGTTAGGAATATCCAAAGTAAGCAAATCATGGAGATCTAGACTCTTACCAGTAGAAAAAAGGTTGACCAGAATTGTCTTTACTCCATTCATCATAATACTTGTGCAAATTGTGACCATATCGATGCCTGGGATCAATCTACAACAAGTACCCATTTAATCATCATACCCAAAATGACGCAATTAGATAAATGGAGTATGGATTTAAGTTTGTATCGGTTGAACTAACGAAAATGGGTGACAGGAATAGTGAAAATCCCATAAATAAAAAtatacaaattcttatttaagcgTGAAACGGATCTAAAGCATCCCATATTCGCGGTTAATAATTAACATTAATAAGTGTCAAGAGTCTTAGAGATAAGTATTTTGACCTGTTTCACACAACACGGTCTTAAGAAAGACTTGCTATTAAAAGTATGTTAAATGAAGTAATGAACAATAATAATACTCCATTAAAGGGAAAAGGGGAAGAGATGAGAAAATTACAGCCTCAATCCAGTGATCAAAAGCTAACTTTTGCGCTTTAGAGTTCTCTGACAGACCTTTACCCACCTTCACAATGccaaccaaaataaaaaaaataaggaaatgttTTACACCAACAGAAACCTAATTTTAATACAAAAATTTAAGCAAACAATAAATAACCTTGGAAGCATTTAAGCTGACCCTATTCCAACGAGATGCCGCGGTTTCTGGGCAATCGAAAAAGGAAATTGTACTTCTTTCCAGCCTTGCATAATCAATTGCTTGCCACCTTCCATCATTTCAATTTAACATCATCATCAAAACCACGATAAATAATTTAATGTCATTGTTAAGACTTGAGAGATATAGGTGAAATAGTCTTATTAACATTGCAAATTTTATGGTGTAAATTTATTATCATTATTCACGACTCTACAAGTTGAGCTAGCTGACGTCTGCAACTTACTAACTTCGATTTCACATGTATTAAATGCCTAATTCACACATTATGCACAAATTAATCCCTAAATAGGACGATTACTTTActaataagttttttttttccagaaatATCACACAACAAAACGATTTCATGAAACGAACAGGAACATAACATATGAGGTGTATTCATCAAAATAAATCCAAAAGCAAAGCAATGTCAACAAACATTTCACCAGAACAACACAAACAACACATGAAAATGAAAAGTTTATAAAGTACCAGAACTCCTCAGCGACGACAGCGGTATCGGCAAGCCTCCGGCGAGTACGGTAACTCCGATAAACCTTCTGCACTTTAACCGCAGCATCAAAACTAGGATTACCAGACGAGTCGCAACTCACGGAGTCAGCGTCGAAACTGGGAGCAGAACTCGGCGGCGGCGAGGATTCAGAGTGGCGATTGTAGAGGCGGAGGTCGTCGAAGGGAGGGAACAATGGCGATGGGCGATTAGGAGGGGTGAGGAGAGTTTCGACCTCCATTgttgaaaattagggtttgttgAGAGAGAAAGGGGGAGAAAATGATCGGAATGTATGAATGTGTATGGTAGGAAAAGGAAGTAGTTGGGGGTTTTAAGGAGTTGTTTAAGTTTTTGCCGGGAAGAGGAAGAGTAGCTAGCAGTTATTTAAGATTTATGAGGACGTGAGCTTGCTTGCTTTGTTTCTTGTCATTGGCTGTGTATATACGCGCCACTATACAACCAACGTTTTTTACATGTTGAACTAGTTTAGtttcccgtgaaaatcacgggatttCTCTAACTCTTCATTAATTTGTTGACgtaatttttttttactactttttgtAGTAGCTTGATATTCAGTTATTTACGACATTTTTTAGTAttgtttattttattgtaacctactccctccaattcgttaTAATGTTCtctctttcccgaaacggattattcaagtaatgttcccctttccttttttggtaacttttactcttattttattcatccctctctcctattaccaaaccctaaacaactcttttactcttattttattactttccttaatgttttggccccacaactccttatttaactcctaataattcatctctctctcctatcaACAAACCCCACATttgtcctttattcatttttattcatttttcttAAGTATTGTGCTCATCTCAAAGGGGATCATTATGATGAATTGGAGAGagtattattttgttattctcattctcattactTTTGTAACaaaattatatcatttttgttcAATGTCAAAATGATATTTTTGTTAGTCAACTTTATTAAAATAatgatactccgtattaattaaAAACATAATAAGTAGTATAAAACATAGTTTATATACCTCTTTTTTTTTAGTTTGGAAATAATGATGATATTTAAgacttaaaatatttttcactcTTTTTCTCTTAACTATTGTAgcgtttaatcaaataaaaataatttaaataagGTGGGTAAATAGATAAAACATCAATTCTCACATTGAAAATTAAAAGTAAAAACGATATGCTACTCATTAATATTATGTTTTTTTGGGATAAAATGTAAGTAATTATATTAAGAGAAGTAATATAAACAGATTATCGAAAATCGATATATACAATGTACTTTTGCCATCTTATCATCAAAGCAACAATAAGACAATAAAATCAAATGTATCATATCTCATCTCATTAGTATTCAAATTATAAGGAAAATATAGATTTACCCATCTAACCAACTTGATTAAATATATAGAGAATACTATATTTACACTCACTTGCCTTAATCATATTTGTAATTTGTTGTTAATATCAATCTTAAAAAATGTATTACACATTAACAATAATGAATATATTAAAAACGCCCGCAAAACAATCTACCACTATTAAAAAAGAGATtaaaaaaactaaagttacaATTTAGTCAAGTTAGGATTTCCTTCACCAAAGTTTGACCACCACCATCATCGACAATCTCAAGTGTCTTTATATACATTCGACAATGCCTTAAACAAACTATATAATACAAATGCTTGCGAATTCTCCACTTTTCTTCTACTTATCTCTTCATTTCTTGTTCATTTGATTCCTACACACCACAAAGTAAAGATATGAGAATTGTTGAAAAATAaatcaaatgaaataattaggtgaaaataaacaaactttttcatt from Silene latifolia isolate original U9 population chromosome 3, ASM4854445v1, whole genome shotgun sequence harbors:
- the LOC141647607 gene encoding IQ domain-containing protein IQM3, coding for MEVETLLTPPNRPSPLFPPFDDLRLYNRHSESSPPPSSAPSFDADSVSCDSSGNPSFDAAVKVQKVYRSYRTRRRLADTAVVAEEFWWQAIDYARLERSTISFFDCPETAASRWNRVSLNASKVGKGLSENSKAQKLAFDHWIEAIDPRHRYGHNLHKYYDEWSKDNSGQPFFYWLDVGDGKDLDLEECPRSKLRKQLIKYLGPQEREEYEYIIIEGKIIRKLTGEVLNTVKASEGTKWIFVMSTCKKLYAGEKQKGKFHHSSFLAGGATLAAGRMIVEDGALKSISAYSGHYRPTDERLDSFLAFLKDNGIDLQDVEIQRSSEGYSNSDDYKSSGTEKPEEVSSDNDSLDSNVSQKVAVPEHQNQYKRTLSGGLQSPRIVVPREAILLRINSKKAESSYELGHQIPRSWSSGLGPRIGCIADYPFELRSQALEFTALSPRRPPPLSPFSSVSGFSSSPLPSPSS